In the genome of Pelobacter seleniigenes DSM 18267, one region contains:
- a CDS encoding fumarylacetoacetate hydrolase family protein: protein MYQVQPEGSTDTYTLGKVVCIGRNYFDHIKELDNEIPEQPVLFIKPATSIIGEGGRIEIPPGSADCHHELELAVLIGKTAKKIAEQDAMSCVAGYGIGIDLTLRDIQSNQKKKGLPWEIAKGFDTSCPLSHFVAASRIDDPHDLQMTLTVNGEVRQDGSSALMMRKIPQIISAASEYFTLLPGDIVLTGTPAGVSQIKSGDVINAKIDQIGELNVSVL, encoded by the coding sequence ATGTATCAAGTTCAACCTGAAGGATCGACAGATACTTATACGCTGGGCAAAGTCGTGTGCATCGGCAGAAACTATTTTGACCACATCAAAGAACTGGACAACGAGATCCCGGAGCAGCCGGTCCTGTTTATCAAACCGGCGACAAGTATCATTGGCGAAGGCGGCCGGATCGAGATACCCCCTGGGTCCGCAGACTGCCACCATGAACTCGAGCTGGCGGTCCTGATTGGCAAGACCGCAAAAAAAATTGCCGAGCAAGATGCCATGAGCTGTGTCGCAGGATACGGCATTGGGATCGATCTGACCTTGCGCGACATCCAAAGCAACCAGAAGAAAAAGGGCCTCCCCTGGGAGATCGCCAAAGGCTTCGACACCTCCTGCCCCCTGTCCCATTTTGTCGCAGCCTCCAGAATCGACGATCCCCATGACCTGCAAATGACCTTGACCGTTAACGGAGAGGTTCGTCAGGACGGCTCTTCCGCACTGATGATGCGCAAAATCCCCCAGATTATCTCTGCCGCATCTGAGTATTTCACCTTGCTGCCCGGAGATATCGTGCTGACCGGAACCCCGGCAGGGGTCAGCCAGATCAAAAGCGGTGATGTCATTAACGCAAAAATCGACCAGATCGGAGAGCTGAATGTCTCGGTTCTGTGA
- a CDS encoding dihydroxy-acid dehydratase — MSSKRGDINNITEAYYSGLMSSCGFRRKDIDKPIIGIVNSWTDVNPGHEPLAKLAGHVREGVWANGGTPVEFNVPAPCDGMAQGIGMHYILVQRDLIAASIESMVKAHGFDGLVFLCSCDKIVPGMLMAAAHIDLPALFLTAGAMQPYKEQGQVYVTCDLKEAMGKHRVGDIDDATMERWITGMCSSSGTCSMFGTANTMGSFLESTGIAPLRSSTMLFSSSAKVWQARGVGERIVDLVKEKKNFRSYFTDDALQNGIKYISATGGSTNAILHLIAVAKALETSLPLHKFDEVQASVPVIAKFKPSSQYNINDYDEAGGVAAVLKTIQGFLNLATDMAFYGTTLKEVVDSVQGPVNREIIRDISDPLAEGGCFSIIFGNLAPLGAVVKKTGVDPKMYHHRGPAVVFNSEEDVRDFMLTKPVEPGSVLVIKYEGPKGGPGMREMSIPAAMLVGMGLHTSVAMITDGRYSGASKGPCVGHIAPEAWDNGPIAAVEDGDIIEIDLNTNSITLHVPEQEIAERLKKVIKPQREVKGSLQAYRQGVAGSEEGAAWLFR, encoded by the coding sequence ATGTCCAGTAAGCGCGGCGACATTAACAATATTACCGAGGCCTATTACTCAGGCCTGATGAGTTCTTGCGGGTTCAGGCGCAAGGACATCGACAAACCCATTATCGGCATTGTCAATTCCTGGACCGATGTCAATCCGGGACACGAGCCATTGGCCAAACTGGCCGGCCACGTTCGCGAAGGAGTCTGGGCCAACGGCGGCACCCCGGTCGAGTTCAATGTTCCGGCGCCCTGTGACGGAATGGCTCAAGGTATCGGCATGCATTACATTCTGGTCCAACGTGATCTGATTGCCGCGTCCATTGAATCCATGGTCAAAGCGCACGGCTTTGATGGGCTGGTGTTCCTTTGCTCCTGCGACAAAATCGTCCCCGGCATGCTCATGGCCGCGGCCCACATCGATCTGCCTGCCCTGTTTCTGACCGCCGGCGCCATGCAGCCCTACAAAGAGCAGGGCCAAGTCTATGTGACCTGCGACCTGAAAGAAGCCATGGGCAAGCATCGCGTCGGTGATATCGACGACGCGACCATGGAACGTTGGATCACCGGGATGTGCAGCTCCTCGGGAACCTGTTCCATGTTCGGCACCGCCAACACCATGGGCTCCTTTCTGGAGAGCACCGGAATCGCCCCGCTGCGCTCATCAACCATGCTGTTCAGCTCTTCCGCCAAGGTCTGGCAGGCACGCGGGGTTGGGGAACGGATTGTCGATCTGGTCAAGGAAAAGAAAAATTTCCGCTCCTACTTTACCGATGATGCCCTGCAAAACGGCATCAAGTACATTTCCGCCACGGGCGGTTCCACCAACGCCATCCTGCACCTGATTGCGGTTGCAAAAGCGCTGGAAACCTCTTTGCCGCTGCATAAATTTGACGAGGTTCAGGCCTCGGTCCCGGTCATCGCCAAATTCAAGCCATCGTCCCAATACAATATCAATGACTATGACGAAGCCGGCGGGGTTGCCGCAGTCCTGAAGACGATTCAGGGCTTTTTAAACCTCGCTACCGACATGGCCTTTTACGGCACCACCCTGAAAGAGGTTGTCGATAGTGTCCAGGGCCCCGTCAATCGGGAGATCATCCGCGACATCAGCGATCCTCTCGCTGAAGGGGGCTGTTTTTCCATCATCTTCGGCAACCTCGCTCCGCTGGGCGCAGTGGTCAAGAAAACCGGGGTTGATCCCAAGATGTATCATCACCGGGGGCCGGCCGTGGTCTTCAATTCGGAGGAAGATGTCCGGGATTTCATGCTGACCAAACCAGTGGAGCCGGGATCGGTGCTGGTGATCAAGTATGAAGGCCCGAAAGGAGGACCCGGCATGCGGGAAATGTCGATTCCGGCCGCGATGCTGGTCGGGATGGGGCTGCATACCTCGGTGGCCATGATTACCGATGGCCGTTATTCAGGCGCATCAAAAGGCCCCTGCGTTGGACATATCGCTCCAGAGGCCTGGGACAACGGACCGATAGCTGCGGTCGAAGATGGCGATATTATTGAGATCGACCTCAACACGAACTCCATCACTCTGCATGTGCCGGAACAAGAAATTGCCGAACGGCTGAAAAAAGTCATTAAGCCGCAACGGGAGGTTAAAGGTTCGCTGCAGGCTTATCGCCAGGGAGTTGCCGGCTCGGAAGAAGGAGCCGCCTGGCTGTTCCGGTAA
- a CDS encoding lactate racemase domain-containing protein: MNIFNTLLDPIPIPKMVRARQTYPRPVSSDPEAEFLDKLHRSGVLSRVKSGMSIAITVGSRGVSNQPLLVRALVAELKKLGASPFIIPAMGSHGGATAPGQQEMLEGMGVSAAAMGAPIRATMETVVLGEAAPGLPAQIDKFAHEADGIIIINRIKPHSSFRGPYESGLAKMITIGLGKQRGAEACHRLGFGKMAENIPLIAKKVIAEANILFGIGLLENAYHETARIEVIPTADILDREPALQEESKQLCARLAFDQLDVLIMDEIGKDISGTGFDTNIVGRYHTPFISGGPRITRVAVLDITARSHGNGNGLGIVDMTTRRAYKKFSFEKTYPNALTSTVPLSVMIPMVLENDRHAIQAAIRTSNVFDQSQVRLMRIKNTNEMDEVEISTSLMKEAADSPFIEIISEPYPLSFDTNGNLF, encoded by the coding sequence ATGAATATTTTCAATACCCTGCTCGATCCGATTCCCATTCCGAAGATGGTCAGGGCCAGACAAACCTATCCGCGACCGGTGTCCAGCGATCCCGAGGCGGAGTTTCTGGACAAGCTGCACCGTAGCGGGGTCCTCAGCCGTGTCAAAAGCGGAATGTCGATTGCCATTACGGTCGGCAGCCGGGGAGTCAGCAACCAGCCACTCTTGGTCAGAGCCCTGGTTGCCGAACTTAAAAAGCTCGGCGCCAGCCCCTTTATCATCCCCGCCATGGGCTCGCATGGCGGGGCCACCGCCCCTGGTCAGCAGGAGATGCTGGAAGGGATGGGGGTCTCCGCCGCAGCGATGGGCGCCCCGATCAGAGCAACGATGGAAACGGTTGTTCTGGGTGAAGCAGCTCCCGGATTGCCGGCGCAGATTGACAAATTCGCCCATGAAGCCGACGGCATCATCATTATCAATCGGATCAAACCGCACAGTTCATTTCGCGGTCCCTATGAAAGCGGCCTGGCCAAAATGATCACCATCGGCCTGGGCAAGCAGCGCGGAGCTGAAGCCTGCCATCGCCTGGGCTTCGGGAAAATGGCCGAAAATATCCCGCTTATCGCCAAAAAAGTCATTGCCGAAGCGAATATTCTGTTTGGCATCGGTCTGCTCGAAAATGCCTACCACGAAACCGCCCGGATCGAAGTGATCCCGACTGCGGATATACTGGACCGGGAGCCGGCCCTGCAGGAAGAATCCAAGCAGCTCTGTGCCAGATTGGCGTTCGACCAGTTGGATGTGCTGATCATGGATGAAATCGGCAAGGATATCAGCGGAACCGGCTTCGATACCAATATCGTTGGCCGTTATCACACGCCGTTCATCAGCGGTGGCCCGCGGATCACCAGGGTGGCGGTTCTCGATATCACGGCCCGGAGTCATGGCAATGGCAACGGACTGGGAATCGTCGATATGACCACCAGGCGGGCGTATAAAAAATTCAGCTTTGAGAAAACCTATCCTAACGCACTGACCTCCACCGTTCCCTTGAGCGTTATGATCCCCATGGTGCTGGAAAATGATCGTCATGCCATCCAGGCCGCAATCAGGACCAGTAATGTTTTCGATCAAAGCCAGGTCAGACTGATGAGAATCAAAAACACCAATGAAATGGACGAGGTTGAAATCTCCACAAGCCTGATGAAGGAGGCCGCAGACAGCCCCTTCATCGAAATCATATCGGAGCCATATCCTCTGTCATTCGATACAAATGGCAATCTGTTCTAG
- a CDS encoding UxaA family hydrolase, whose translation MGKLLRSLVLNPEDSVAVLLEKGSKGDKISVAGEEIELREDIDFAHKVLIKDTVKNGPVMKYGVQIGYMLADTVKGYWIHGHNMGCDRGKVRRELIK comes from the coding sequence ATGGGAAAATTACTAAGGTCCCTTGTCCTCAATCCGGAAGATTCCGTCGCCGTTCTTTTGGAAAAAGGGAGTAAGGGCGATAAAATCAGTGTGGCGGGCGAAGAGATTGAGCTTCGTGAAGATATTGATTTTGCACATAAAGTTCTGATTAAAGATACCGTAAAAAATGGTCCGGTCATGAAATACGGGGTACAGATCGGTTATATGCTGGCGGACACTGTTAAAGGCTACTGGATCCATGGCCACAATATGGGCTGCGACCGGGGAAAAGTCAGAAGGGAGCTGATCAAATGA
- a CDS encoding UxaA family hydrolase, whose protein sequence is MKFMGYRRADGRIGIRNHIAIIPSVFCANNVAENIARQVEGTVALRHPVGCSQVGFDLELTARTLIAMGNHPNVAAVVVIGLGCERFKPTELYEAVKKTGKPVEMLVIQEEGGSSRTIAKGVEIARRFVQQETDRPRVECDISELTIAVKCGGTDATSGLAANPVVGAMSDLLVAQGGSTILSELNELIGTEDMLAGRAITPEISAKVYAAIYGIEDKLRSGCDERYAGRNELISPGNYDGGVSNIVEKALGGVYKGGTAPVTDVLEYAIPPVPDQKGLFLMNYESHDGEVVTGMIGCGAQLVAFTSGRGTPAGFPLAPVIKLTGNSFMFEKMNENFDFNTGDVISGEATIKEKGQQLFEMVMAVANGRLTAAEKLSSYELFCVARALGNTNNAA, encoded by the coding sequence ATGAAATTCATGGGTTATCGCCGTGCTGATGGCAGAATCGGCATCAGAAACCATATCGCCATTATCCCTTCGGTCTTTTGCGCCAATAATGTGGCGGAAAACATTGCCCGCCAGGTCGAGGGAACCGTTGCTCTGCGCCACCCGGTGGGCTGTTCTCAAGTCGGTTTTGACTTAGAGTTAACCGCCCGTACCCTGATTGCCATGGGGAATCACCCCAATGTCGCGGCGGTTGTGGTCATCGGCCTGGGCTGTGAGCGCTTCAAACCGACGGAACTTTACGAGGCCGTCAAAAAAACCGGCAAACCGGTTGAAATGCTGGTGATTCAGGAGGAAGGCGGCTCGTCCAGGACCATCGCCAAAGGGGTCGAGATCGCACGCCGTTTTGTGCAGCAGGAGACCGATCGCCCGCGCGTCGAATGCGATATCTCAGAGCTGACGATTGCCGTGAAATGCGGTGGAACAGACGCCACCAGCGGCCTGGCCGCCAATCCGGTGGTGGGCGCCATGTCCGACCTGCTGGTCGCTCAGGGCGGCAGCACCATCTTGTCCGAGCTCAATGAGCTGATCGGCACTGAAGACATGTTGGCGGGCAGGGCCATAACCCCGGAAATCTCCGCCAAAGTCTACGCCGCTATCTATGGAATCGAAGACAAGCTGCGGTCCGGTTGCGATGAACGCTATGCTGGCCGCAATGAACTGATCTCCCCGGGCAACTACGATGGTGGGGTCAGCAATATTGTCGAAAAGGCCCTTGGTGGCGTCTACAAGGGAGGCACTGCCCCGGTGACGGATGTCCTCGAATACGCCATTCCACCAGTCCCGGACCAGAAAGGCCTGTTTCTCATGAATTATGAGAGCCATGATGGCGAGGTGGTCACCGGAATGATCGGTTGCGGCGCTCAACTGGTGGCCTTTACTTCCGGCCGTGGCACCCCGGCCGGCTTTCCCCTGGCCCCGGTGATCAAACTGACCGGCAACAGTTTCATGTTTGAAAAGATGAACGAAAACTTCGATTTTAATACCGGGGATGTCATCAGCGGTGAAGCCACCATCAAAGAGAAGGGGCAACAGCTTTTTGAGATGGTCATGGCGGTCGCCAATGGCCGGCTCACCGCAGCGGAAAAGTTGTCCTCATACGAACTCTTCTGCGTGGCACGAGCCCTGGGCAATACCAATAACGCGGCATGA
- a CDS encoding fumarylacetoacetate hydrolase family protein, giving the protein MRLATIRIKGLETAAIVQDELVTTLASINEQLGSDWPTDILALLQQDRLAPLNAWYRAGGRDQVAALSGHAIPLAEASFAPLYRTPRKIFGIGLNYVDHAADLAEKAPSTEPASFFKPDTTIIGPGDAIKIPLQSEGTTAEAELGVIFGKECVDVERADWLSVVAGFTTIIDMTAEDILRRNPRYLTLSKSFESFFSFGPQLVTPDEIEDVMQLKVATIHNGRVHAENVVANMTFPPDFLVSFHSQVMKMYPGDIISTGTPRAVHISHGDQVACRIDGFAPLECPVIDKKTLRDS; this is encoded by the coding sequence ATGAGATTAGCTACCATCAGAATCAAAGGCCTGGAGACCGCGGCCATCGTCCAGGACGAGCTGGTCACCACCCTGGCCAGCATCAATGAACAGCTCGGCTCAGACTGGCCCACCGACATCCTCGCCCTGCTCCAGCAGGACCGCCTTGCACCCCTGAACGCCTGGTATCGTGCCGGCGGCCGGGACCAGGTCGCCGCCCTGTCCGGGCACGCCATTCCCCTGGCCGAGGCCAGCTTCGCTCCGCTCTACCGTACCCCCAGAAAGATCTTCGGCATCGGCCTGAACTATGTCGACCATGCCGCCGACCTGGCGGAGAAGGCCCCGAGCACTGAGCCGGCCAGCTTCTTCAAGCCGGATACCACCATCATCGGGCCGGGCGATGCCATCAAAATCCCGCTGCAGTCCGAAGGCACCACGGCCGAGGCGGAACTGGGCGTGATCTTCGGCAAGGAATGTGTCGATGTCGAACGCGCCGACTGGCTGAGCGTGGTTGCGGGTTTCACCACCATCATCGATATGACCGCCGAGGATATCCTCCGCCGCAACCCGCGCTACCTGACTCTGTCGAAAAGCTTCGAGAGCTTCTTCAGCTTCGGGCCCCAGCTGGTCACCCCGGATGAGATCGAGGACGTCATGCAGCTCAAGGTGGCGACCATCCATAACGGCCGGGTCCATGCCGAGAATGTGGTGGCCAACATGACTTTCCCGCCGGATTTCCTGGTCTCGTTCCATTCCCAGGTCATGAAGATGTACCCCGGCGATATCATCTCCACCGGCACCCCGCGGGCGGTCCATATCAGTCATGGCGATCAGGTCGCCTGCCGCATCGACGGCTTCGCACCGCTGGAGTGCCCGGTCATCGATAAGAAAACCCTCCGGGACAGTTAG
- a CDS encoding SDR family oxidoreductase — protein sequence MDLGLKDKGVIVMASSSGLGKAVACEFAREQAKVMLFSPFEDQLKEAQAEIKAETGNAPEYFVGDITKAEDIKQLVATTVAKFGGVYALVNNTGGPPAGTFDAFDDETWQKAYELTLLSYVRAVREVLPHMRAAGTGRILCSTSSSIKAVLDNLILSNTFRSGVVGLAKTLSQELGKDGILVNVIAPGRIGTARIDQLDQIRADKAGISVEQLQQNTFKTIPLGRYGEPAEYGKLSAFLCSEANTYITGQSVLVDGGLVKAL from the coding sequence ATGGATTTAGGATTGAAAGACAAGGGAGTCATTGTTATGGCCTCCAGTTCGGGACTGGGCAAGGCGGTCGCCTGCGAATTCGCCCGCGAACAGGCCAAGGTCATGTTGTTCAGCCCCTTTGAGGATCAGCTCAAAGAAGCCCAGGCCGAGATCAAGGCGGAAACCGGCAACGCCCCGGAATACTTTGTCGGGGATATCACCAAAGCCGAGGACATCAAACAGCTGGTCGCCACCACCGTGGCCAAATTCGGCGGGGTCTATGCCCTGGTCAACAACACCGGCGGTCCGCCGGCCGGCACCTTTGATGCCTTTGACGACGAAACCTGGCAGAAAGCCTATGAGCTGACCCTGCTCTCCTATGTCCGCGCGGTCCGCGAAGTGCTGCCGCACATGCGCGCCGCGGGCACGGGGCGGATTCTCTGCTCGACCTCGTCATCGATCAAGGCGGTGCTCGACAACCTGATCCTGTCCAACACCTTCCGCAGCGGCGTCGTCGGCCTGGCCAAGACCCTCTCCCAGGAACTGGGCAAGGACGGCATCCTGGTCAATGTCATCGCCCCGGGGCGGATCGGCACCGCGCGCATCGACCAGCTCGACCAGATCCGCGCCGACAAGGCGGGAATTTCGGTGGAGCAGCTGCAGCAAAACACCTTCAAGACCATTCCGCTGGGACGCTACGGCGAACCGGCCGAGTACGGCAAGCTCTCGGCGTTCCTCTGCTCCGAAGCCAACACTTACATCACCGGCCAGTCGGTCCTGGTCGACGGGGGGCTGGTCAAGGCCTTGTAA
- a CDS encoding dihydrodipicolinate synthase family protein — MELKGIYPIVPTPFLDDGAVDYASIERLIDCMAEKKVHGLAIMGALGEGPKMTDDERTEIIKLYRKRMPAAMHLVVGTRAPATDPAKLQAAKARDLGADALLLGPHGIQKDKPLLEYYQQVSAAAQIPCIIHDYPAVTGITMSVELITQMFASAEYVQYIKLEDPPTGAKMQALQQSVGEPLKVFGALGGNYALEELQLGAVGIMTGFVYAELLVRLYQYAQAGEWEAAKELFYDFLPLTRWEFQPGIGISLRKHLLKRMGVFSTTKVRHPGMNADAKTVEQMLQIVEYLNRKGYELTL, encoded by the coding sequence ATGGAACTCAAAGGAATCTATCCGATTGTCCCGACCCCGTTTCTGGATGACGGGGCGGTCGATTACGCCAGTATCGAACGTTTGATCGACTGCATGGCCGAAAAAAAGGTCCACGGCCTGGCCATCATGGGCGCCCTCGGCGAAGGGCCGAAAATGACCGACGACGAACGCACCGAAATCATCAAACTCTACCGGAAACGGATGCCCGCCGCGATGCACCTGGTGGTCGGCACCCGCGCTCCGGCCACCGATCCGGCCAAGCTGCAGGCCGCCAAAGCCCGTGATCTGGGGGCGGACGCCCTGCTCCTCGGACCCCACGGTATTCAGAAGGACAAGCCGCTGCTGGAATACTACCAGCAGGTCTCGGCAGCCGCACAAATCCCCTGCATCATCCACGACTACCCGGCGGTGACCGGCATCACCATGTCCGTGGAGCTGATCACGCAGATGTTTGCCAGTGCCGAATATGTTCAGTACATCAAGCTGGAAGATCCGCCGACCGGCGCCAAAATGCAGGCCCTGCAGCAGAGCGTCGGTGAGCCCCTCAAGGTGTTCGGGGCGCTGGGTGGCAACTATGCCCTGGAAGAACTGCAACTCGGCGCAGTCGGAATCATGACCGGGTTCGTCTATGCCGAACTGCTGGTGCGCCTTTATCAGTATGCCCAGGCCGGGGAATGGGAGGCGGCCAAGGAGTTGTTCTACGATTTCCTGCCCCTGACCCGCTGGGAGTTCCAGCCGGGGATCGGCATTTCCCTGCGCAAGCACCTGCTCAAACGGATGGGCGTGTTCAGCACCACCAAAGTGCGCCATCCGGGGATGAATGCCGATGCCAAAACCGTGGAGCAGATGCTGCAGATTGTCGAATACCTGAACCGGAAAGGGTATGAGCTGACCCTGTAA
- a CDS encoding AroM family protein: MAKLGILVLGQTPRPDIEGIYRHHLPAAELLTGGGLDGMSTAQIDALVETTPEYPLFVILADGSTREISMLRLIPLLEQKAAELAAAGAEVIVLMCAGNFPDLNSPLPVIYPGRVVPAVVTGLSARKNIGIVSPNTGQLEPACRHWREKGFSVVGQVAAPIDMEALQRAAAAFKDTGVELVVLDCMGFKPAAVEVFKSVCNLPVICPQRLVARMTAEMVGC; the protein is encoded by the coding sequence ATGGCAAAGTTAGGAATTCTGGTGCTGGGGCAGACCCCACGGCCGGATATTGAAGGGATCTATCGGCATCATCTCCCGGCGGCAGAGCTGCTGACTGGGGGAGGGCTTGATGGCATGAGCACCGCGCAGATCGATGCGCTGGTTGAAACAACACCGGAGTACCCGCTGTTTGTGATCCTGGCGGATGGCAGCACGCGGGAAATCTCAATGCTTCGGCTGATTCCCCTGCTGGAACAAAAAGCCGCTGAACTGGCCGCGGCCGGAGCCGAAGTGATTGTGTTGATGTGCGCCGGGAATTTTCCGGACCTCAACTCTCCGCTGCCGGTCATCTATCCGGGGCGAGTGGTCCCGGCAGTGGTCACGGGGCTCAGTGCCCGGAAAAATATCGGCATTGTCTCGCCCAATACCGGGCAGCTGGAACCGGCTTGCCGACACTGGCGGGAAAAAGGTTTCAGCGTGGTCGGGCAGGTGGCAGCCCCCATCGATATGGAAGCGTTGCAACGCGCTGCCGCTGCGTTCAAGGACACTGGCGTCGAGCTGGTGGTGCTCGATTGTATGGGCTTTAAACCGGCTGCGGTCGAGGTGTTCAAAAGTGTCTGCAACCTGCCGGTGATCTGTCCGCAGCGACTGGTCGCCCGGATGACGGCAGAAATGGTGGGCTGCTGA